In the Magnolia sinica isolate HGM2019 chromosome 15, MsV1, whole genome shotgun sequence genome, one interval contains:
- the LOC131228154 gene encoding alpha-L-arabinofuranosidase 1 isoform X2, giving the protein MSVRWPSTCVLFYALFVLCALCRSFVSGEGANQTAKLIVDASGQLGRPIPETLFGIFFEEINHAGAGGLWAELVSNRGFEAGGPNTPSNIDPWSIIGSESSIVVSTDRSSCFSRNKVALRMDVLCDSEGSNTCPPGGVGIYNPGYWGMNIEQGKTYKVVLHVQSLESVNLSVSLASSDGLQELATGYIIASASDVSNWTKVELVLEAKQTDHNARLQLTTTKKGVIWFDQVSAMPVDTHKGHGFRKELFSMLADLKPQFLRFPGGCFVEGEWLRNAFRWRENIGPWEERPGHFGDVWMYWTDDGLGYYEFLQLAEDLGARPIWVFNNGISHNDQVATSSISPFVQDVLDSIEFARGDPNSKWGSVRAEMGHPEPFQLRYVAIGNEDCGKKNYRGNYVKFYNAIKDAYPDIQIISNCDGSSRQLDHPADMYDYHIYTSANNMFSKSHQFDQTTRTNNGPKAFVSEYAVTGKDAGTGSLLAALAEAGFLIGLEWNSDIVHMASYAPLFVNSNDRRLSTSGVTPCILRSPLMDWTLTPSAPSGQQRSNSHPIM; this is encoded by the exons ATGAGTGTTCGTTGGCCTTCTACTTGTGTTCTGTTTTATGCACTGTTTGTACTGTGCGCTTTGTGTCGGAGCTTTGTTTCTGGAGAAGGGGCAAACCAGACTGCAAAACTAATAGTAGATGCTTCGGGACAATTGGGCCGGCCAATCCCTGAAACATTGTTTGGCATATTCTTCGAG GAGATCAACCATGCAGGGGCTGGTGGGTTATGGGCAGAGCTTGTAAGCAACAGAG GTTTTGAAGCTGGGGGCCCTAACACTCCGTCGAACATCGACCCTTGGTCCATAATTGGAAGTGAGTCATCAATAGTTGTATCAACCGACCGTTCATCATGTTTCAGTCGTAACAAGGTTGCACTTCGAATGGATGTTCTGTGTGATAGTGAGGGCTCTAATACCTGTCCACCTGGTGGAGTTGGAATATATAATCCTGGGTACTGGGGCATG AATATCGAACAAGGGAAAACATATAAAGTGGTTCTTCATGTCCAGTCGCTGGAATCAGTGAACTTGTCCGTTTCATTGGCAAGCTCAGATGGATTGCAAGAACTGGCTACTGGATATATTAT AGCTTCTGCCTCAGATGTTTCCAACTGGACAAAAGTGGAGCTTGTGTTAGAAGCCAAACAAACAGATCATAATGCAAGACTTCAATTAACTACTACCAAAAAAGGAGTGATTTGGTTTGACCAAGTATCAGCTATGCCTGTGGACACACACAAA GGACATGGTTTCCGGAAAGAGCTTTTTTCCATGCTTGCAGATCTAAAACCTCAGTTTCTTAGATTTCCAG GTGGTTGTTTTGTTGAAGGCGAGTGGCTAAGAAATGCATTTCGTTGGAGAGAAAACATTGGTCCATGGGAAGAAAGGCCTGGTCACTTTGGTGATGTTTGGATGTACTGGACGGATGATGGACTCGGATACTATGAATTTCTTCAA CTTGCAGAGGACCTAGGTGCACGGCCAATAtgggtattcaataatg GAATCAGCCATAATGATCAGGTGGCTACTTCCAGCATCTCGCCGTTTGTTCAG GACGTTCTTGATAGTATTGAGTTTGCTAGAGGGGATCCTAATTCGAAGTGGGGTTCTGTTCGAGCAGAAATGGGACACCCAGAACCATTCCAGTTGAGATATGTTGCAATTGGAAATGAGGATTGTGGGAAAAAGAATTATCGAG GAAATTATGTCAAGTTCTATAATGCTATAAAAGATGCCTACCCGGACATCCAGATAATCTCAAACTGTGATGGGTCTTCTCGCCAATTGGACCATCCAGCTGATATGTATGATTATCAT ATTTATACCTCTGCAAACAACATGTTTTCCAAGTCTCATCAATTTGATCAGACGACACGCACTAACAATGGCCCAAAG GCTTTTGTGAGTGAGTATGCTGTGACTGGAAAAGATGCTGGCACTGGAAGTCTTTTGGCAGCACTGGCAGAAGCTGGATTCCTTATTGGATTGGAATGGAACAG TGATATTGTTCATATGGCAAGCTATGCACCACTTTTTGTCAACAGCAATGATCGCAG